From a region of the Teredinibacter turnerae genome:
- a CDS encoding ion transporter — protein sequence MAERSQSPLQKRLYEVIFGTETPAGKRFDLWLIWVIVLSVLVLMIDSVMWLKQSWQSALDIAEWVFTLAFAAEYCVRIYCSPQRRRYIFSFYGVVDLLSILPSFLELLMPGANFLLIVRLLRVLRIFRILKLVRYLTDANILVRAVVYSRHKIFVFFMSVLVLSVIFGSLMYLVEGPTNGFSSIPKSIYWTIVTITTVGYGDITPQTWLGQVIAAAAMLTGYSILAVPTGIFTAELSQEMQKQRVLITCKGCGRTGHESDAVYCRFCGHGLK from the coding sequence ATGGCAGAACGCTCGCAATCCCCACTGCAAAAACGCTTGTATGAAGTGATATTTGGCACCGAGACGCCGGCCGGCAAGCGGTTCGATCTATGGCTGATCTGGGTGATCGTGCTGAGTGTATTGGTGCTGATGATCGACTCCGTCATGTGGTTGAAGCAAAGTTGGCAGAGCGCGCTGGATATCGCCGAGTGGGTTTTCACACTGGCGTTCGCCGCTGAATATTGTGTCCGGATCTACTGCTCCCCTCAGCGTCGTCGCTATATTTTTAGCTTTTACGGTGTGGTGGATTTGCTGTCGATACTCCCGAGTTTTCTCGAGCTCTTGATGCCCGGTGCAAACTTCCTGTTAATAGTCAGGCTCTTGCGCGTATTGCGGATATTTCGAATTTTGAAGCTGGTGCGTTATTTAACAGACGCCAATATTCTCGTGCGTGCCGTGGTTTACTCACGCCATAAAATATTTGTCTTTTTTATGTCAGTGTTGGTGTTGAGCGTTATATTTGGCTCGTTGATGTATTTAGTTGAAGGGCCGACTAACGGTTTTAGCAGTATTCCAAAAAGTATTTACTGGACGATCGTGACGATCACCACAGTGGGATACGGTGATATTACGCCACAAACCTGGCTGGGTCAGGTCATCGCGGCCGCAGCCATGTTAACTGGTTATTCCATTCTCGCGGTACCCACGGGTATTTTTACCGCTGAATTGTCGCAGGAAATGCAGAAGCAACGGGTGCTGATCACGTGTAAAGGGTGTGGAAGAACGGGGCATGAGAGTGATGCCGTCTACTGTCGTTTCTGTGGTCATGGCTTAAAGTAA
- the yciH gene encoding stress response translation initiation inhibitor YciH yields the protein MSNSRLVYSTDQGRIKTSSSTASAAPSGDGIVRLHRESKGRGGKGVTLVKGLPLQEDALKTLSKKLKQLCGTGGTVKNGVIEIQGEQREKIAEWLKKEGYTVKIAGG from the coding sequence ATGAGCAACAGCCGACTTGTGTATTCCACCGATCAAGGCCGAATTAAAACATCGTCCAGCACTGCCAGTGCAGCCCCCTCAGGCGACGGGATTGTGCGCCTTCACCGGGAGAGCAAAGGGCGCGGCGGCAAGGGCGTTACCTTGGTAAAAGGTCTTCCGCTCCAAGAAGACGCACTCAAAACATTGAGTAAAAAGCTTAAACAGCTGTGCGGTACCGGCGGCACGGTAAAAAATGGCGTAATTGAAATTCAGGGTGAGCAGCGAGAAAAAATTGCTGAATGGCTTAAAAAGGAAGGCTACACGGTTAAAATCGCTGGAGGCTAA
- a CDS encoding PilZ domain-containing protein translates to MATKSVNKQLPANWDMSLLVEPWLHWYSYWTNWFLASDDSMRQFIRHPSDIPIQYVLGTDNELPLEHGNSERLKDVSRGGLCFAAERPVRRGTPIHIEIPIQSPPYRAEGLVAWCRPEGDHFAVGVQFNEPSTRFSVRMVEQVCHIEHYRTKVMHEEGRELSSQDAAREWVEKYAAEFPN, encoded by the coding sequence ATGGCTACCAAGTCTGTAAATAAACAGCTGCCTGCAAATTGGGATATGAGCTTGCTGGTGGAGCCATGGCTTCATTGGTATAGCTATTGGACTAATTGGTTTTTGGCGAGTGACGACAGTATGCGCCAGTTCATCCGACACCCATCTGACATACCGATCCAATACGTGCTGGGCACAGACAATGAGCTCCCGCTAGAGCACGGGAACAGCGAGCGGCTAAAAGACGTTAGTCGAGGCGGGCTTTGTTTTGCCGCAGAGCGACCTGTGCGCAGAGGGACGCCTATCCACATCGAGATCCCTATCCAGAGCCCCCCGTATCGCGCAGAAGGACTGGTGGCCTGGTGCCGTCCAGAGGGAGATCATTTCGCAGTGGGGGTTCAGTTTAATGAGCCGTCTACCCGTTTCAGTGTGCGCATGGTGGAGCAGGTTTGCCACATTGAGCACTACCGAACGAAAGTGATGCATGAGGAAGGTCGGGAACTTTCGAGCCAGGATGCGGCGCGCGAGTGGGTTGAAAAATATGCGGCAGAATTCCCGAATTAA
- the rnhB gene encoding ribonuclease HII, whose amino-acid sequence MIIAGVDEVGRGPLAGDVVAAAVVLGENHGIVGLADSKKLSEKKREALFVQIQQQAECFCIARASVAEIDEINILQASLLAMKRAVEGLKIEPEHVLVDGNRLPRWRYSAEAIVKGDSKVEAISAASILAKVTRDREMVAFEAQYPGYGFAGHKGYPTKLHMEALARLGVTPIHRTSYAPVKALLAQQVLF is encoded by the coding sequence ATGATTATCGCTGGCGTGGATGAAGTTGGGCGAGGGCCGCTCGCTGGTGATGTAGTCGCTGCCGCAGTGGTGCTGGGAGAAAATCATGGCATTGTCGGGTTGGCTGACTCAAAAAAACTGTCGGAAAAAAAACGTGAAGCGTTGTTTGTGCAAATTCAGCAGCAGGCGGAATGTTTTTGTATTGCCCGCGCAAGTGTTGCTGAAATCGATGAAATAAATATTCTGCAAGCGAGCTTGCTCGCAATGAAGCGCGCAGTCGAAGGGCTCAAAATTGAACCGGAGCACGTGCTGGTGGACGGTAATCGTCTGCCGCGCTGGCGATACTCGGCGGAAGCGATTGTTAAAGGCGATAGCAAGGTGGAAGCTATTAGCGCCGCGTCAATTTTGGCGAAAGTGACGCGTGATCGGGAAATGGTCGCGTTTGAAGCACAATACCCTGGCTACGGGTTTGCTGGTCATAAAGGTTATCCAACTAAGCTGCATATGGAGGCGTTGGCCCGTTTGGGCGTAACGCCAATTCACCGTACATCGTATGCACCTGTGAAGGCGTTGCTCGCGCAACAAGTCCTGTTTTGA
- the lpxB gene encoding lipid-A-disaccharide synthase, translated as MTDQQSVAANLQLTRVGIVVGEASGDTLGAGLMRSLKEQFPDCEFEGVGGPKMIAEGFSSLYKLDRLAVMGLIDPLKRLPELLRMRKGLREHFIDNPPDIFIGIDAPDFNLTLEQRLREAGITTAHYVSPSVWAWRQKRVFKVAKAVDLMLTLFPFEARFYQEHNIPVNFIGHTLADQIPLHTDRVEAQQVLGLNHDAGTTYVALLPGSRAGEIETLGREFLLAAELCIAQRKDLHFLIPAANSKRFAQLETLLKDFPDLPVSLFLQQSHAVMAAANVVVMASGTTTLEAMLLKRPMVIAYRMSKWAFAIVRRMVKVKFFGLPNLLADRLLVPELLQDEVNAESLAREVLHFINDPAASNQLTSEFEKIHLSLRRNADASAAAAICQLLAKKQGRRWPFEDVTA; from the coding sequence ATGACTGACCAGCAAAGCGTAGCTGCTAACCTGCAACTGACCAGGGTTGGAATAGTTGTTGGTGAGGCGTCCGGCGATACCTTGGGCGCGGGGCTGATGCGCAGCCTGAAAGAACAATTCCCAGATTGCGAATTTGAGGGAGTCGGCGGTCCGAAAATGATCGCCGAGGGCTTTAGTTCACTGTACAAATTAGATCGGTTGGCGGTGATGGGCTTGATCGATCCGTTGAAGCGGTTGCCCGAGTTATTGCGCATGCGCAAAGGGTTACGCGAACACTTTATTGATAATCCGCCGGACATCTTTATTGGTATAGACGCTCCGGATTTTAATTTGACCCTGGAACAGCGTTTACGCGAAGCGGGTATTACCACCGCGCACTATGTCAGTCCGTCGGTGTGGGCGTGGCGCCAGAAGCGCGTATTTAAAGTCGCAAAAGCGGTTGACCTTATGCTTACACTGTTCCCGTTTGAAGCGCGTTTTTACCAGGAACATAATATTCCCGTTAATTTTATTGGTCATACTCTGGCAGACCAGATTCCTCTGCATACAGATAGAGTAGAAGCGCAGCAGGTTTTGGGGCTCAACCATGACGCGGGCACGACCTACGTGGCGCTACTGCCCGGCAGTCGCGCTGGCGAGATAGAAACCCTGGGGCGCGAATTTTTACTGGCCGCTGAGTTGTGTATCGCACAACGCAAGGACCTCCATTTTCTTATCCCAGCAGCCAATAGCAAACGTTTTGCTCAGCTCGAGACCCTGCTAAAAGATTTCCCCGATTTGCCAGTTTCATTATTCCTGCAGCAATCTCACGCTGTAATGGCGGCCGCTAACGTTGTGGTTATGGCCTCCGGAACGACGACGCTTGAAGCCATGTTGCTGAAGCGACCTATGGTGATTGCGTACCGAATGTCCAAGTGGGCTTTTGCGATTGTCCGCCGGATGGTTAAAGTGAAGTTTTTCGGTTTGCCCAATTTGCTTGCAGACCGGCTATTGGTGCCGGAATTACTGCAGGATGAAGTCAATGCAGAATCGCTTGCCAGAGAGGTGCTCCATTTTATTAACGACCCTGCTGCTTCCAATCAGTTGACCAGCGAGTTCGAAAAAATTCACCTGTCGTTGCGCCGCAATGCAGACGCATCTGCCGCTGCAGCAATTTGCCAGTTGTTGGCGAAAAAACAGGGGCGTCGCTGGCCTTTCGAAGATGTAACAGCATGA
- the lpxA gene encoding acyl-ACP--UDP-N-acetylglucosamine O-acyltransferase, with protein MTDSLISEHALIHPTANIGEGVKIGPWTSVGADVTIGEGTEIASHVVVKGPTFIGKNNKIFQFSSIGEDTPDLKYKGEPTRLVIGDNNTIREGVTIHRGTIQDRNETTIGDNNLIMAYVHIGHDSVLGNNCILVNNASLAGHVHVGDWAIMSGYVLIHQFCHIGAHSFVGMGAGVAKDVPAYVMVTGAPASARSINVEGLKRRGFSKEDIAELMRAYKTVYRRGLTLEEAIAELSETQEKHPCLVPLVESLKSSTRGITR; from the coding sequence ATGACTGACTCCCTGATTTCTGAACATGCGCTTATCCATCCGACCGCCAACATCGGCGAAGGGGTAAAAATTGGCCCCTGGACATCGGTGGGTGCGGACGTAACCATTGGTGAAGGTACTGAAATCGCATCTCATGTTGTTGTTAAAGGCCCCACGTTTATTGGCAAAAACAACAAGATCTTTCAGTTTTCTTCCATTGGCGAAGATACTCCGGACCTGAAATACAAAGGTGAGCCAACTCGGCTGGTGATTGGCGACAACAACACTATACGCGAAGGTGTGACCATTCATCGCGGTACTATTCAGGATCGTAACGAAACGACCATTGGCGACAACAATCTGATCATGGCGTACGTCCATATTGGTCACGATAGTGTATTGGGTAACAACTGCATTCTGGTAAACAACGCCAGTCTCGCCGGTCATGTACATGTAGGTGATTGGGCGATTATGAGCGGTTACGTGCTGATACATCAGTTCTGCCATATCGGCGCCCATAGTTTCGTCGGTATGGGCGCAGGTGTCGCCAAAGATGTACCCGCGTATGTGATGGTGACTGGTGCTCCCGCCTCGGCGCGCAGCATCAATGTCGAAGGACTTAAGCGGCGTGGATTCAGCAAGGAAGATATAGCTGAACTGATGCGTGCTTACAAAACCGTTTACCGGCGTGGGCTCACGTTAGAAGAGGCTATCGCCGAGTTGAGCGAAACGCAGGAGAAGCACCCCTGCCTGGTGCCTTTAGTGGAGTCCCTGAAAAGTTCCACGCGAGGGATTACGCGTTAA
- the fabZ gene encoding 3-hydroxyacyl-ACP dehydratase FabZ, which produces MLDILEIRKYLPHRYPFLMIDRVVELIEGESITAYKNVSINEEIFQGHFPHFPVFPGVLLIEAMAQACGVLGFKTANKTPEDGSIYLFAGIDGVRFKRQVVPGDRVYFECKVVSAKRGIWKFDCVAKVDGELVTSATIMCADRVVG; this is translated from the coding sequence ATGCTCGACATTCTTGAAATTCGTAAATACCTGCCGCACCGCTATCCGTTTTTGATGATCGATAGGGTGGTGGAACTCATTGAAGGTGAGTCCATAACGGCGTACAAGAATGTGTCTATCAACGAAGAAATATTTCAAGGACACTTCCCCCATTTCCCAGTTTTTCCCGGGGTGCTTTTAATTGAAGCTATGGCACAGGCTTGCGGAGTTCTGGGCTTTAAAACCGCCAATAAAACGCCGGAAGATGGCTCCATTTATTTGTTCGCAGGTATTGATGGTGTTCGCTTTAAGCGGCAGGTTGTGCCTGGCGATCGCGTGTATTTCGAATGCAAAGTTGTTTCTGCGAAACGCGGTATCTGGAAGTTCGATTGTGTGGCGAAAGTCGACGGAGAGCTGGTGACATCTGCAACTATTATGTGTGCTGACAGGGTCGTCGGTTAA
- the lpxD gene encoding UDP-3-O-(3-hydroxymyristoyl)glucosamine N-acyltransferase, protein MSTKSFSLAELAEFLGCEYRGDATHRVTAIAPLSDASDSQITFVAQDKYLAQLAGISPGIVVLREKHAAAYSGNRILAADPYLAYARLSALFNPRSSLPKEIHPTAIVDSSAVLADGVAVGPNCVIGAHVRVGQGTEIHAGTVIGEATVVGDNCRLYPRVTLYDRVTIGDKVTIHSGAVIGADGFGFAPSKTDGWVKIEQLASVRIGNNVEIGANTTIDRGALHDTVVDDGAIIDNLVHLAHGVSIGEGTAIAACVGIAGSTTVGKNCLLGGAVGISGHLHIADNTQFHGGTVVTRHVSEPGSYASAAPMQEVRAWRRNSVRYTQLDEMAYRLRKLEKEQ, encoded by the coding sequence GTGAGCACAAAATCCTTTAGCTTGGCGGAATTGGCTGAGTTTCTCGGATGTGAGTACCGCGGCGACGCAACACACCGTGTTACTGCTATCGCGCCTTTGTCGGATGCATCCGACTCGCAAATCACGTTTGTAGCTCAGGATAAGTACCTGGCGCAATTGGCTGGTATTTCACCTGGTATTGTCGTGTTGCGTGAAAAGCATGCAGCGGCTTATTCTGGCAACCGGATTCTGGCTGCAGACCCTTACCTGGCTTATGCTCGCCTTTCCGCCTTGTTTAATCCACGTTCATCCCTGCCGAAAGAAATCCACCCCACAGCCATTGTCGATAGTTCTGCTGTTTTAGCTGATGGCGTCGCGGTGGGCCCCAACTGTGTTATCGGTGCTCATGTCCGTGTCGGTCAAGGCACTGAAATTCATGCAGGCACAGTTATTGGTGAAGCAACTGTGGTCGGTGATAATTGCCGCCTGTACCCGCGCGTAACCCTCTACGACAGAGTTACAATTGGCGATAAGGTCACTATCCATAGTGGTGCCGTGATCGGGGCAGACGGTTTTGGTTTTGCGCCCAGTAAAACTGACGGTTGGGTTAAAATTGAGCAACTGGCCAGTGTTCGCATCGGTAATAACGTGGAAATCGGTGCAAATACAACGATTGATCGTGGTGCCTTGCACGATACTGTTGTTGATGATGGCGCCATAATCGATAATCTCGTGCACCTCGCCCATGGCGTGTCCATCGGAGAGGGCACGGCAATTGCCGCTTGCGTTGGTATTGCCGGAAGCACAACTGTCGGTAAGAATTGTCTGCTCGGCGGTGCGGTGGGAATCTCCGGGCATCTGCACATTGCGGATAACACCCAGTTTCACGGCGGCACAGTTGTTACCCGTCATGTAAGCGAGCCCGGTTCGTATGCTTCCGCGGCACCGATGCAGGAAGTCCGTGCGTGGCGCCGTAATTCCGTTCGCTATACTCAATTGGATGAGATGGCCTACAGGCTGCGAAAACTGGAAAAAGAACAGTAG
- a CDS encoding OmpH family outer membrane protein: MITKQLLAGVALTLMASLAFADRVAVFDAQGAVLQTKKAAKVMETLKAKPEYAELTAQVESLQADLKAMAKEQENKGMTWSQEQAMDHRKKMEYVQADLQLAVKKLQAENSAVLSRLMQESQESLREILGKLVQTEGIDIVIPAQGVIYANPKSDITLKVSAELDKLAK; this comes from the coding sequence ATGATTACCAAACAATTGCTCGCGGGTGTCGCTTTAACCTTGATGGCTAGTCTGGCATTCGCAGATCGTGTGGCTGTTTTTGACGCTCAGGGTGCCGTGCTGCAAACCAAAAAAGCAGCCAAGGTGATGGAAACCCTGAAAGCAAAACCTGAATACGCCGAGTTGACTGCGCAAGTGGAAAGTTTACAAGCTGATCTGAAAGCTATGGCGAAAGAGCAGGAAAACAAAGGTATGACCTGGAGCCAGGAGCAAGCGATGGATCATCGCAAAAAAATGGAATATGTTCAGGCAGACCTACAACTGGCGGTAAAAAAACTGCAAGCGGAAAACTCCGCTGTACTGAGTCGCCTGATGCAAGAATCGCAAGAAAGCCTGCGTGAAATTCTGGGTAAGCTGGTGCAAACTGAAGGCATTGATATAGTGATTCCTGCGCAAGGCGTTATCTATGCAAACCCTAAGTCAGATATTACGCTGAAGGTATCTGCTGAGTTGGATAAACTCGCTAAATAA